One Phyllostomus discolor isolate MPI-MPIP mPhyDis1 chromosome 10, mPhyDis1.pri.v3, whole genome shotgun sequence genomic window carries:
- the LSMEM1 gene encoding leucine-rich single-pass membrane protein 1, with translation MNRPSPDAGSHDVAGERKLYVVDSINDLHKLNLCPAESQHLFLPTEKVPGGGAASGSGSYGLFFLGLIVVLILSLALVSFVIFLIIQTGNKMDHMLRRLAAEGKDIDDLKKLNGMIVKRLNQLHSRQN, from the exons ATGAACCGCCCCTCTCCAGATGCTGGCTCTCACGACGTTGCTGGAGAGAGAAAGCTGTACGTCGTGGATTCCATAAATGACCTGCACAAGCTAAACCTCTGCCCTGCCGAATCCCAGCACCTGTTCC TGCCCACGGAGAAGGTCCCAGGGGGCGGCGCCGCCTCGGGAAGCGGGAGCTACGGCCTGTTTTTCCTGGGGCTCATCGTCGTGCTGATCCTCAGCCTGGCGCTCGTCTCCTTCGTCATATTTCTAATAA TTCAGACTGGAAACAAGATGGACCACATGCTGCGGAGACTGGCGGCTGAGGGAAAGGACATAGATGATCTCAAGAAACTCAACGGCATGATTGTAAAGCGGCTCAACCAGCTGCACTCGCGACAGAACTGA